The Gymnogyps californianus isolate 813 chromosome 5, ASM1813914v2, whole genome shotgun sequence genome contains a region encoding:
- the VASH1 gene encoding tubulinyl-Tyr carboxypeptidase 1, translating into MPMPGGGGAAAAARHPPSGEAAAAAPRDEEQQEEEGEEDLRDGGVPFFVNRGGLPVDEPTWERMWRHVGRIHPEGERVAQRIRGAADLPKIPIPSVPAFQPSTPIPERLEAVQRYIRELQYNHTGTQFFEIKKSRPLTGLMDLAKEMTKEALPIKCLEAVILGIYLTNNMTTLDRFPISFKTHFSGNYFRHIVLGVNFGGRYGALGISRREELMYKAPVFRTLSELIFDFEEAYRRCWHTLKKVKLGHCVSHDPHSVEQIEWKHSILDLDKLTREDFRKELERHARDMRLKIGKGTGPPSPTKDRKKDVSSPQRGQASPHRRNSRGDRRPSGEKKPADSKAMPDLNGYQIRV; encoded by the exons ATGCCGATGCCGGGGGGCGGCggagccgcggccgccgccAGGCACCCCCCGTccggcgaggcggcggcggcggcgccgcgggacgaggagcagcaggaggaggagggcgaggAGGATCTCCGCGACGGCGGCGTCCCCTTCTTCGTCAACCGCGGCGGGCTGCCCGTGGACGAGCCCACCTGGGAGCGGATGTGGCGGCATGTGGGCAGGATCCACCCCGAGGGGGAGCGGGTGGCGCAGAGGATCCGGGGCGCCGCCGACCTGCCCAAG ATTCCCATACCAAGTGTGCCTGCGTTCCAGCCGTCCACCCCCATCCCTGAGCGCCTGGAAGCTGTACAGCGCTACATCAGGGAGCTTCA GTACAATCACACTGGGACACAATTCTTTGAGATTAAGAAGAGCAGACCTCTGACTGG GCTGATGGACCTGGCCAAAGAAATGACCAAAGAGGCCCTGCCAATAAAATGCCTGGAAGCTGTGATCCTGGGAAT TTACCTCACCAACAACATGACCACGCTGGACCGTTTCCCCATCAGCTTCAAAACCCACTTCTCAGGGAACTACTTCCGACACATTGTGCTGGGGGTGAACTTTGGAGGCCGCTATGGGGCACTGGGCATCAGCCGACGTGAGGAGCTCATGTACAAAGCACCCGTCTTCCGCACACTGAGCGAACTCATCTTTGACTTTGAGGAGGCATATCGCCGCTGCTGGCACACTCTCAAAAAGGTGAAGCTGGGCCACTGTGTGTCCCATGACCCACACAGTGTGGAGCAGATTGAGTGGAAGCACTCCATCCTGGATCTAGACAAGCTAACCCGGGAAGACTTCCGCAAAGAGCTTGAGAGACATGCCCGTGATATGAGGCTGAAG ATTGGCAAAGGAACTGGGCCACCATCTCCCAcgaaggacagaaagaaagatgtcTCCTCCCCACAAAGAGGTCAGGCCAGCCCCCATCGGCGCAACAGCCGCGGGGACCGACG GCCATCTGGTGAGAAGAAGCCTGCCGATTCCAAAGCCATGCCAGACCTCAATGGGTACCAGATCCGGGTGTGA